A region of Methanocorpusculum labreanum Z DNA encodes the following proteins:
- a CDS encoding SPFH domain-containing protein, with translation MSFFSKTNKTIGSGSDIEGAESRKGFYWVDDQKGDNVIWRLPRNVMWNDNVLVREDEYGIFFRDGKALVVFDRPDRYALTTENIPVLKSILGTVVGNVQIGEFYWAQKREFRDKFGTPQPLAFRDVDFGVVQLRIFGQFSYKVVDPLLLITQFVGTKGLTKSEEIVEWLKSQIVMILNDTLGELKAKKQMGVLDMPAYLQEIEQLCLGKLTTETEVYGLKIMKFAGLNINMPEEVQEAINKRGAMSALGVNYLQYESGKAIEGIGQGAAQGGEGSGFAMMGAGMGAGMSMGGMMTQSMAGAGGQPAPFGGQPGAGQAAAQQPTGKMETCSNCGAKVPAGTKFCPECGQKMVPAGGSTCTNCGATLAPGAKFCPECGTKVETIRRCPKCNAVVPAGTKFCPECGQKL, from the coding sequence ATGAGTTTCTTCTCAAAAACAAACAAAACCATCGGCTCCGGTTCGGATATCGAGGGTGCAGAATCCAGAAAAGGCTTCTACTGGGTCGATGATCAGAAGGGTGACAACGTCATCTGGCGTCTCCCAAGAAACGTTATGTGGAACGACAACGTGCTCGTCCGCGAGGATGAGTATGGTATCTTCTTCCGGGACGGGAAAGCTCTCGTCGTTTTCGACCGCCCCGACAGATATGCCCTGACGACCGAGAACATCCCGGTCCTGAAAAGTATTCTTGGAACTGTTGTTGGAAACGTTCAGATCGGAGAGTTCTACTGGGCACAGAAGCGTGAGTTCCGGGATAAGTTCGGGACTCCGCAGCCTCTTGCATTCCGCGATGTGGACTTCGGTGTTGTCCAGCTCAGAATCTTCGGTCAGTTCTCCTACAAAGTTGTCGATCCGCTGCTTCTGATCACCCAGTTCGTCGGAACAAAAGGCCTGACGAAATCCGAGGAGATCGTCGAGTGGCTGAAATCGCAGATCGTGATGATCTTAAACGATACCCTCGGCGAGCTGAAAGCAAAGAAGCAGATGGGTGTTCTGGATATGCCTGCATATCTGCAGGAGATCGAGCAGCTCTGCCTTGGCAAACTGACGACCGAGACAGAAGTGTACGGTCTGAAGATCATGAAGTTTGCCGGCCTGAACATCAACATGCCCGAAGAGGTTCAGGAAGCGATCAACAAACGCGGAGCAATGTCTGCTCTGGGCGTGAACTATCTCCAGTATGAGTCCGGAAAAGCTATCGAAGGCATCGGACAGGGAGCCGCCCAAGGCGGAGAAGGCTCCGGATTTGCCATGATGGGTGCAGGAATGGGCGCCGGAATGAGCATGGGCGGCATGATGACCCAGAGCATGGCAGGTGCAGGAGGCCAGCCGGCTCCCTTTGGCGGTCAGCCGGGAGCAGGCCAGGCTGCAGCACAACAACCGACCGGGAAAATGGAGACATGCAGCAACTGCGGAGCAAAGGTCCCGGCAGGCACGAAGTTCTGCCCGGAGTGCGGCCAGAAGATGGTGCCTGCGGGCGGTTCAACCTGCACAAACTGCGGAGCGACTCTTGCACCAGGCGCTAAATTCTGCCCCGAGTGCGGTACAAAAGTCGAGACCATCAGGAGATGCCCGAAATGCAATGCCGTGGTCCCTGCCGGAACAAAGTTCTGTCCTGAATGCGGACAGAAGCTCTAA